A segment of the Marmota flaviventris isolate mMarFla1 chromosome 2, mMarFla1.hap1, whole genome shotgun sequence genome:
CATAGGCTCCCTCCTGCTGTCAGGCTACATTAGCAAAGGGGTAAGCTGATGGGCATGTGGGAATGTGCCATGAGATCTTTAAGACAAGAGCCACAGCTGTAGTTTccagcagaaagaagaaaaagattttcttttagtcCCAATGATGAGTTGCCATGCTAATACTGAGCCACCAGGTAGGGCAGTATTGCCCTGATTTGGGTGCCAGTGAGTTTAACAAAACTTCTCAAATGGAAACCTGAGggacatgttaaaaaaaaattaaaaaatacatatgggtgtgtgtggtgtgtgtggggtgtgtgtgtgtgtgtgtatgtatataacatatgtatataaaataataaaacatgtttACCTCTGAGCAACAAAGTTTTCCTATATTTCCTGTGAGGTGGGTAGGCAAACTTGGTCACTGAAATATTGAACAATTTGCCCATTGTATGACAAATTATGCATAGCTGAACCTAGCTTCCAAGATTCATTTTTGATAAGGGGCTCTAGCTAGAGCAGCATTCTGTCATTGTAGCTTTGCAGCAGTACAGACTTACTGGTGAGTGGGGAGAAGCAGTTAATGTATAGGTCTGGTACCACTGAACCATACATCAGTTTAGTTCCTTTTTATGTTGGGTTTGGTTGAAGTTCCTATTAAGTTTCAGTATACCTTAGAAACCTAAAGTGATATTTAGTAGCTCTTTCTCTTAGGCTGTCCTCAATACATAGTTGTCCTGAACTGATTCTATTATTCACATCCATTCTGttaacacacacagagaaaagcagGGGTTTATTGTGGTATTCTGTACAATTATAAAAAGTAAGGCACAGCATGTCCAATAGCTATACAAAGAACAGCAGAGTAAAAGTATGATATGTCCATTTTGGTGGAgtgttaacattttaaatatatgaagagttataataataacaaatacttATTATAAAGAGACAATAGGACAGAGAATATGATGTGTCCACaattaagaacttttaaaaaggagaaggaggggctggggctcagtggtagcacacttgcctggcatgtgtgaagcactgggttcaattctcagcactgcatatgaataaataaaataaaggtctatcaacaactacaaaaatatttttaaaaagaagaaagaaatgagccATATATCTGGAATAGAAtggatagtttttcttttataatttttggtACTTTGCAGTTTTCCTTCAGTTGATTGAATGACTGAGAAGGGGTCTTGATGTAGCCTAGGTTGGCCTTGAgttacctcagccttctgagcagctaggattacaagtatgcCCTGCCTTTCCTTCACTTTATAAACAGGAAGAAAGTAAATGTAAATCTTTTCCCTTGTCTactattcaaagaaaatgttcaGGAAAGTATACAATGCCTGTGtctttcacttaaaatttattaactTGTATAATTCTGATGTTTTCCTTCTTCTGCCACCAGGGGGCAGACCGGGCCGTTCCTGTCCTGATTATTGGCATCCTGGTGTTCCTGCCAGGATTTTACCATCTGCGCATCGCCTACTATGCGTCTAAAGGCTACCGGGGTTACTCCTATGATGACATTCCAGACTTTGATGACTAACACTCACTTCAGCCCTGAGACAAATCACAGTGGAACTAAACTCAGCTTTAAGATATTGAACAGAAACTATGGCTAAGGGCTGAGGAATTATGCAGTTTGCAGATGTTTGACAAAACAATGGCCAGAGTTTATGGTTCCATCCCAGAAATGTTCATTGAGCTTAATTAGCTAATTAGGAAACGCTGTTTTTCATCTGGCCGTGGCAAAACTCAACAAGTTTTTCCACATGTATCATGGAAGAATAGCAATGCTAATTGGGAAAACAGGAGATTATCCTGTAGTGGAAAGTGTTACCATTCCCACCCTCTTTATATTGagcatttcttttaaatagtCTTCTTTGTCAATTTGTTATTGTAGCAAATGGAAGAGTGTGGTATGTCTAATTTCTTAGTtactaagtaatttatttttaaaatatcaaaagatcTTATCCCCTACACTTAACTCTACTTTCACATTCTGGTGGAAGACCTCCCTAAAACCACATGTTGGTGTGGCTCCATCtgtaatattttttactttgtttcttaGTGACAGGAACCAGGAATTTTTTGAGCCACAGAGTAAGTTTTCAAAGTATAAGCACTGTCTCTGATAACCAATCCTTGACCAGCTCTGATCTTGTTTCCCAATAGGATGGCCTGCATATAATTTGGGTCATTCTATCCTTTGTAGATCAAGATGTTCTATATATCATGCCTTTAAAGACTGAACTTTTGGCTGTTccctaatggaaaaaaatgaagataagtgGTTGCTATTTAGAGTGTATAACTCTATTGGTAGCACCTGGTACTATAGTGTCATTCTGCTGAAGATCTCAAGACTTGGCTTGGATCCCTAGAGGACCACATCCTTAGGTTGATTCTACTTCTTTGCTTGAAAAAGTGActtatattcaaaagaaattaaaatgtcagaATCCAAATCCTGGACTAAACATGAGTTAACTTTAGACataattcagaaaacatttcaATGATTTTATAAAGTACCCAGGAATAACTGTTTTGGGGTAACTGGCATCATGAGTTAGACTACTTTCTAGTCATTCATTTACTCTGAGGTTAATAGATTTGAACAACTATAAGCTTGGATGTACCATCAGCTGAAATTTTGAAGGCTGTGATAGGGCAATTTTGGGGGGAAAGATGAGTTTGGTTTTGGATATGTAAATGTAGATGTCTCCTTGACATCCAGGTGGTGCTGTGGAGACATTAGTTGCAGTACAGTGTGGAGTTCACAAGAGAGCATTTAAGCTAGAGATAGAAATGTAGGATTCAGTGTTTAGACATTATCTTCAGAACCTGGGGTTGGATGAGATCACAGGTGGAGTGAGTGTACAGAGAGAAGATGACTCGGGAATGAGGGCAGCCTCCAAGTTTGGGTGCATTTAGAAATGGGAAAGGAGCCTAGGGAATCTGGTATTCTAAAGTTGTTGGGCCTTGTCAGTGAAAATGtgagataatatttataaaactttatgTTGGGCAGTGCTTGCAAAGCTCACACATAGTAGTTTCAgccaaattaaattatttggtcttttttttcttgtaaggGGGAAATCAAGATGGAACAGAAAGGTATAAAGTCAAGAGTAAACATTTGTTCTCCAAACTCGCCTCCAAAGGTTGTCCAATTAAGTTCCTTATATAGTTTACAGAAATGTTCTAAGCATATAAACATggatacctttttatttttttaatttgagcttCAATTGTatggccctattttttttttttttttctattctgttttgtataggtttccatgattttttttggaAAGATCAGTTTCCCCCAACCCAAGTATTGGGgaccaaatccagggcctcacatgtgctaggcaggcacactatcactgagccacatacccacccCTGGCCACATTATTGTAATTTTCCATTATATGCATGTAGTCTTGGGCCCCCCTGAAGGAATAACCTTTGCTGCTCTATTTGAGCATTCCTGTTACCTGAGTATCTTATCACACATGTAACTTCTTTGCATTGACAGTAACTATACTGGTGCTTAATAGAGGAGGTCTAAGCCTCCGTAATAATGGTGAATATTTCTTGAACCCTTTTCTAAGGGTTCTTCATTATCATTTTAATCCTTGAGAAAATCCTGAATTAGGTATGATTCTTACTTAGGCCAAACCTGAATGAATGACTTTTGGGACTGGGCAAATAAAATCAAAGTAGAGGGATAGATTTTAAGAGTAATGGGGACCAAGGTCAAATGTCAAATGGATATCATATAAAAGCAGCTCCTCCCATTTTAAGTCTGGTTAAACCAGGTGTTCTAAATTTGTGACAACTATTACACTTCTTATTAGGCATGTCCAGGACTACTTTTTAAACCTTCATTCTGGCTGGTGtggcacctgtaattccagtgactgaacctgatcttgaacttgatcTTCCTCTTTCAAGCACCAACCCACTGGccctgttgctgggattacaggtgtggcccacTGTGCAGGCTGTACTTTGTTCCATTGTGTAAGCAGGTGGACTGACTCTACTCAATTCAGACTTTACTAAATGGCCCTCTGCCAACTGTTCTGCAGGCCAGCTCCAGCTGCTCTGCAAATGGTGCTCCCAGGTGAGTGAAAGCCTCTTGGCTTTCTGCTCAAGCCAGCAGACCCAGTTCATAGACTACACACACTAGCTGGCATAGGAAGTGTCTCATTAGTGTTACCAGGGAGCCTGATATTGGGAGAATTAACAGTGCTGACTTACTTGCAccgtcctggggattgaacctaggacttgCACATattgggcaagtgctccaccacagagctatatccccagcccttatgttGGGTTTCTACTAAGGGTTATACAAAGTCAGTGTCCATTGGTTGGCTTGGCCTGTCGTCTAAATTCTTATCCTGATACTTTTTTCCTAGATTCAGTCCCAAAGGTATGTAGTTAAATCAGTTTAGTGCATGGGTTATTGGACTAATTCTTTGGAGCACAGTTTTTATATAAAGTGGAGGTGGGGGTGAAATGAAGCAGTTTGTACAGAGAATTTACACATAGTAAGCACCGGGTACATGGAGATGGAGGTCACTCCCTTGGTGTGGGATAAAGGATGTCGGCCCATCTGCTGTTCCTTGGGCCATCCTGAGGAACCTGCCATTCTGTTGGCAGAACTACCCCAGAACCAGGGACAGGAGCTAACCCAGCTCCCTTCACTGACAGAACTGCCTACTGGAGGTTGTGAAGATACCTCAGCCCCTGGCCTTTTGACAGCATTTTCCTGGGCCTGGGTCCCTCTGTGCATCAAGGCAGAGAAGGCCCTGTGGAGAAGAACTTGAAAATGAGGTGGTTCAGAGGAGCTTTCGACTTGTTCTCCTGGAGCTTATTATTCCCTGTTTTCACCATTCCTCCCTCAGTACTCCCACACTTGTCCCTTGCTGCTCAGGGGCTGGTCTCTGGATCAATGGCATAGATATCACTTGGGGACTTATTAGAAATGCAGTATCTTGGGCCTGCTGACTAAATCGGACCCCATGTTGTGATGATGCCCTAAGATATTCACTGCCAGTATCAGAAGTGCTGGCCAGAGTACCCTGTGCCACCtacaccattttctttctttgagactGGACCTCCTCCAACAGTGCCAGTGGTTGTAGAACACTCAGAAGGTATAGTCCTTCTAGATCCATCATTATTCTCTAGCTAGACAATAACACCCAGGGGCCTAAGGAAGCTTTGTAGAAAGGGCACGGAAACAATGCAGGAATATTTCGTAAACAAACTTTTGTGAGCACTGAGAAACCAAACAAGGCCTAAAGAGGCAGTAGGTCCATGGCAGGAGTGGAGCTTTGGTACCCCAAAGACCTACCGAAAAGAACAATGTGCAATATATGACCCAATCAGAGGCAGAACAGGTTTTTTCCTCTGGTTTCTGTGGAAGGCAGCCTGTTAGCTCTAgagttaaccctaatccttggtGTTCCTTTCTGTCTCCATTCTTTCATTATCAGTATCTTGAGAATAGCCAGCTAGCTAGAAAATGCTTCAATATGAAGGATGAAGTTTTTTGGCCAAGACTTTAATCCCTTGAGAGGGTTTTCTCTGGGATTAATAGTATCTTCAGAGTTTGCCCTGAGGCCCTGGGGTTGAAATCTCCCTATAGCTAAAACAATGGCAGCAGCCTTATTATGAACAGGCTGGGAGAGTTTGTGGCCTAGTGGACCATAGTGAGCATAGGAGCACCAGGCGTGGTAGTGCATTCCTGTGCTAATTTCAAAACCAAacgcagcaacttagtgaggcacttatgactcagtgagatcctgtctaaataaaagaggaaaaaaagagataagagcAACCGGAAGGAACCTGGAGCAAGTCAGGCCATGTGTTTTCATATTTGagatattgatttatttatttaatggtgctgggaatcaaacccagggctttatgcatgctaagcaagtgctctaccattgagccacactcccagccctgtgATCTATGATTTTAAGACTAGCACAAAGGAGCATGTTGAGAGCCAAGGTTTCCCATTCTTGGGGTTGTCAGATTTATtcctgagttttgtttttttttttaagaaattggattgttttcttggtttatattattattattatttacctacagcttttctgaatttgttcttttccatattttacattataatttGTATTATGAGTATGCATAATCATAATactgggatttgttgttacatatgtGTACTtgtacatgatataacaatataatttgattagTATCATTCTCAAGTATTTCCTTTTCcactccccttctcccttttttctcctgatctccctttgattttcatgagatccaccctacctctttttcctttttctgctctAGCTTCCAGATATGACAGAGAACAtacaacccttgattttctgagtttggcttattttgcttaaggTAATGCTCTGttgcatccattttcctacaaattacataatttcatatttctttattgctgaataaaactccactgtgtatatataccatatttttaaatccatttattcACTGATAGACTCCTAGGCTGGTTATGttgtttgactattgtgaattgtgctgctataaacctgggtatgcatgtatcactatagtatgatgactttaattctttgggctaaatactgaggagtggtgtGGTTGGGTCATATGATGGGTGacattcctagtcttttgggGAAACTGCATACTGATTTCCGTGGTGGCTGTGCTAATTTACAaatccaccaacagtgtacaagtgttcttttttcttcacGTTTactccagtatttattatttttatcattgtcatCTTACTCTCTTCCTCTTGcaattcttcttcctcctcctcttttttctcttgttcctttttttcatattgggattgaatccaggggtgctttaccactgaactgcatttttatatctttttttttttttgtaccagggattgaattcaggagtacttgaccactgagccacatccccagccctgttttgtattttatttagagacagagtctcactgaattgcttagcacctcgcagttgctgaggctggcattgaactcatgattctcctgtctcagcctcccaagccgctgggattacaggcataggctaccatgcctggctgcatccctagatctttttattttttatttgaagacagggtcttgctaaattgctgaaactggccttgaacttgggatcctcctgcttgagtctctgggattacaggtgtatgccagtGTGcctggcatcttttttttttccttgcctgattgctctggctaagaCCTGCAGGAATATGAGAAGGGGACATCCTTGTTTTGATCTAGATCTTAGAGTAAAGGCTTTCAGCTAACCCCCATTGAGTATGATGTTAACTGTGACTTATTGTACATGATCTTTATTGTGTTGAGATACATTTCTTCTGtaacttaagatttttttcctatgatattgaattttgtcaagtcCCTTTTTCTATCTTTTGAGATAATCATATAAGTTTTGTCCCTTTTCCTGTTAATGTGGTGTATCACATTTATTGCTTGCTTATGTCGAATGAGGAATGTCAGAGAATGCCAAatagtttttctatttattgagaAATGAAACCACACTGAGACCAAAAGAATCGTGGAATTATTTTGACACAATTTCAAAACTCCTGCTCATTCTGAACATTGACTCATGAAGATCTTCTACTGGGTTGCTGTCCTGGGTATTTCCATCTTTCTACCTCTAATAAGAGGTAAAAAAGTAATCTCTTTCCAATAGTCTTTATCAATTTCACAGTAAAAGAAGATAACTTGTCTCTGTGCAGAAATTAGGATTTTGCAATCTAGAAAAACAAATGAGGGAGGCACAAAGTCTATAAAGTCATATCAGATGTTAGCAGAGTGGACCTACATTTACATATCAAGCCCCAGGTCACTGAAACTTGGAACTGGAGTACTATGAGAACAAAATATCTCTTTATTAAAACAATTCAACTTAAACATTAACTAAAAAAAGTAGATCACAGAACTTTGAAAGTAGCTCTGCCTTGACACAATTAGATCCCTCACATGTCTTAACTATTATCAGTCACAGCTTTAATCTAACCTTGGTTTTATCTCTAAACTTTGATTTAAAGTTGCGTATTAATTCACCTTGAATCCTTCCTTTAAGTTTATCCATGAAGTATTTTTTGAGTGCCTGTTATAGACAAATCACACTTTGTAGGCATCAAAAAGGAATTGTCCACTATGCCATCCTCCAGGAGTTTGCAGCATACTTCAGGAAAATGAGATCCATTTTTGAACTAGTggacaaatatattaaaaaaaatctgtaccaaggatcaaacctagggccttgctcatgcaaggcaagtgccctactactgagttacatctctagccCCCAATATTAGCTTTAACAAaagattaattttgaaaatggatTGTCTGATAAGTGGGTTGGAGAGGAAATGAGGTTCAGCAGGGTCTGAAAAGATCTGCAAAGGTCTTACTTGAACTAGACCAAATGGACTTAGGCTAGCCCAAAGCTGGTAATGGGCACTGTGATCTGAAGCCTATAGGCTAGGCTGGCATGGGAAGAGTTGGGGACTTGAGTGGCTAACTGACAGAGGACTAGGTTGTGACCTGCTAAGGAATGAGGAGCTATGgtagttttccttttaaatgctttgtttttcccaaaattatcaatgttcattttttttaaagttccatgAGGCTTATCCTGAAAATCAGTTATCACATTCAGTCCCTCTTCCCTCTCAGCTCCTCCAGCTAAATTTGTTAGTATTGACTTTGATCTCTccacatgaaatatttatattgcaACTTCATGATTTTTCTGTTAGGCCTTATCAATTGACTTTATCTGGTGGAAGATGGAGATTTAGGTGTTCCGTGATCATCCCCCATTATAGATGCTTCCAG
Coding sequences within it:
- the Tmem230 gene encoding transmembrane protein 230 isoform X2; this encodes MMPSRTNLATGIPSSKVKYSRLSSTDDGYIDLQFKKSPPKIPYKAIALATVLFLIGAFLIIIGSLLLSGYISKGGADRAVPVLIIGILVFLPGFYHLRIAYYASKGYRGYSYDDIPDFDD